The proteins below come from a single Corylus avellana chromosome ca3, CavTom2PMs-1.0 genomic window:
- the LOC132175880 gene encoding LOB domain-containing protein 4-like produces the protein MKENGRKQGAMSPCAACKLLRRRCAQDCVFAPYFPADEPQKFASVHKVFGASNVNKMLQELAEEQRRDAVSSMVYEANARVRDPVYGCVGAISSLQQQVNVLQTQLAIAQAEVVHMRMRQYNSTSSSIPPPNNNANNNTNNNNAKSFFSNMGESLWSC, from the exons ATGAAGGAGAACGGTAGAAAGCAAGGTGCAATGTCACCATGCGCAGCATGCAAGCTTCTACGGAGGAGATGTGCGCAGGATTGTGTGTTTGCTCCTTATTTTCCAGCTGATGAACCCCAGAAGTTTGCAAGTGTACACAAAGTTTTTGGAGCTAGCAATGTCAACAAGATGTTGCAG GAATTAGCAGAGGAACAGCGCAGGGATGCGGTGAGTTCGATGGTGTACGAAGCGAATGCAAGGGTGCGAGACCCAGTGTACGGGTGCGTAGGAGCCATATCATCTCTCCAGCAGCAGGTTAACGTCCTCCAAACCCAATTGGCAATTGCACAGGCTGAGGTTGTCCATATGAGAATGCGCCAATACAATTCTACCTCCTCCTCAATTCCACCGCCAAATAATAATGccaataataatactaataataataatgccaaGTCCTTTTTTTCCAATATGGGAGAGTCTTTGTGGTCTTGCTAG